A window of Cottoperca gobio chromosome 16, fCotGob3.1, whole genome shotgun sequence contains these coding sequences:
- the fam171a1 gene encoding LOW QUALITY PROTEIN: protein FAM171A1 (The sequence of the model RefSeq protein was modified relative to this genomic sequence to represent the inferred CDS: deleted 1 base in 1 codon), producing the protein MHTSATMRAVDWRRGSAIVLCLLGYLVSRAVAKTLPEDTATEEVTLKVHLSDASTHQPLGGATIQLFTNHTAVTTETSSTDGNTYLRFPYRLGTPLVVTATKQGYVPNSVPWSPSRLPVFSSISLDLLPERAATLMVYEDVVEIVSGLQGFRHQPSVHFLRRALSLPSNTSYANLTALLTVASSPSHIQHFPHLQVLSGNGTGTEKRFELTPVAAISVHLLASDGLELQVNEPITVSVPLPADSGLKENDHIPAWRFDPRLGAWIKSSWGHVQREGNQLSLTYIAPQLGYWVAAMSPLHSGPVLKDISTYHTVFLLAILGGMALILLCLLCLLMYYCRRRCLKPRGSHRKLTVSSGLDGSKRDQATSMSHLNLISNEVQLELVSTATEPDMTTPMLKPSSYEHQDNHRQHSLIHHSKHSRSSLGNNSHHGSSLGNLTPRGRDYRQSVETFQLKAALSCGTDRGYRQSYTSVCSSSNPISDALSSANHGQVSANQLSSVGIVDFISPSSPPHSPSRGEGCECRAPDYLLSRSVDHLERPSPPLLCRPGQLLCCGSVDLLSGGEGYPRVRPTLVIPAHYMRLPGEHPLSGQALLLQTDQQSDLETIQAELNASHSQQPLGQTLSDCAPRPAKQGGGERLGLSESLSIPAALGETGLVEINSEDTLWAEKTLMELRGGKPLPHPRAWFVSLDGRSNAHIRHSYIDLQRAGCHGNTPGGGGQQGNASGGRRGNDASGGRRVNDASGGRRGNDASLDSGVDLNEPRVGRRGRDGGREKREIEKDRSKVTAPAMAYTQLVYVDDLEGGGSEEETPKCSPEDSEKGSILSDKAEGQSVDQGDVEGETVEGVEIQEEPPSLSSSSPASPPPLPTPEGETFRTDHVLLSVSPDDDAAHEDGEEEKKSPWQRREERPLLAFNLK; encoded by the exons ATGCACACATCTGCAACGATGCGGGCTGTGGACTGGAGACGAGGCAGTGCGATTGTACTCTGCCTTTTGGGATACCTTGTCTCCAGAGCTGTCGCTAAAACATTACCGGAGGACACCGCCACAGAAG AGGTGACTCTGAAGGTTCACCTGAGCGATGCCAGCACTCACCAGCCCCTCGGAGGAGCCACCATTCAACTCTTCACCAACCACACTGCTGTAACCACGGAAACCTCATCAACTGATGGCAACACCTACCTGCGCTTCCCCTACCGCCTTGGGACACCGTTAGTCGTCACCGCAACCAAACAGGGATATGTGCCGAACTCTGTTCCCTGGAGTCCCTCCAGATTACCTG TATTTTCCTCCATCAGCCTGGACCTGCTACCAGAAAGAGCTGCGACTCTGATGGTGTATGAAGATGTTGTGGAGATTGTGTCAGGCTTACAAG GTTTCAGGCATCAGCCCAGTGTTCATTTCCTGCGCAGAGCTCTGAGTCTTCCCTCTAACACATCTTACGCCAACCTAACTGCTCTGCTCACCGTGGCCAGCTCCCCCTCGCACATCCAGCACTTTCCCCATCTGCAGGTGCTCAGCGGCAACGGCACAG GGACCGAGAAGAGGTTTGAGTTGACTCCTGTAGCGGCCATCTCTGTACACTTATTGGCCAGCGACGGATTGGAGCTGCAGGTGAATGAGCCAATCACGGTCTCCGTCCCCCTGCCGGCTGACAGTGGCCTGAAGGAAAATGATCACATCCCTGCTTGGAGATTTGACCCGCGCTTGG GTGCCTGGATAAAGAGCAGTTGGGGTCACGTGCAGCGGGAGGGCAACCAGCTCAGTCTGACTTACATCGCTCCTCAGTTGGGTTATTGGGTGGCCGCCATGTCCCCACTACACTCAG GTCCAGTGTTGAAGGACATCAGCACATACCACACCGTGTTCCTGTTGGCTATACTGGGAGGCATGGCTCTCATCCTGCTCTGCCTGCTCTGCCTCCTGATGTACTACTGCAG GCGCCGTTGTTTGAAGCCTCGAGGGTCTCACCGTAAGCTCACAGTGTCGTCTGGTCTGGACGGCAGTAAGAGGGATCAAGCCACCTCCATGTCCCACCTGAACCTCATCAGCAACGAG GTGCAGCTGGAACTTGTTTCCACAGCGACTGAGCCCGACATGACCACACCAATGCTGAAGCCGTCCTCATATGAGCACCAAGACAATCATCGTCAACACAGCCTAATCCATCACAGCAAACACAGCCGCTCCTCGCTCGGCAACAACAGCCACCACGGCTCTTCTCTTGGCAATCTAACGCCTCGCGGCCGAGACTACCGGCAGTCCGTGGAGACGTTCCAACTAAAGGCTGCCCTTTCATGCGGAACAGACAGGGGCTACCGTCAATCATATACCTCCGTCTGCTCGTCCAGCAACCCGATTTCAGATGCACTGTCGTCAGCCAATCACGGTCAGGTGTCCGCTAACCAGCTGAGCAGTGTTGGGATTGTTGATTTCatctccccttcctctcctcctcactccccCAGTAGAGGGGAGGGATGTGAGTGCAGAGCTCCTGACTACCTTCTGTCCCGCTCTGTGGACCATCTGGAGCGTCCCAGTCCCCCGTTGCTCTGCAGGCCGGGCCAGCTGCTCTGCTGCGGCTCTGTGGACCTGCTGAGTGGAGGAGAAGGCTACCCGAGGGTGCGTCCTACGCTGGTGATCCCA GCACACTACATGCGCCTGCCTGGGGAGCACCCTCTGTCGGGTCAGGCCCTCCTGCTGCAGACTGACCAGCAGAGTGACTTGGAGACCATCCAAGCTGAGCTCAATGCCTCACATTCCCAGCAGCCCCTGGGGCAAACCCTCAGTGACTGCGCCCCACGTCCTGCCAAGCAGGGTGGCGGAGAACGGCTCGGCCTGTCAGAGTCTCTGTCTATCCCAGCAGCGCTTGGGGAAACTGGTCTGGTCGAAATAAACAGCGAGGACACGTTGTGGGCTGAAAAGACTTTAATGGAGCTCAGAGGAGGGAAGCCTCTGCCTCACCCCCGAGCCTGGTTTGTCTCACTTGATGGACGCTCCAACGCTCATATTCGCCACTCCTACATCGACCTCCAGCGGGCCGGGTGCCACGGCAACACGCCAGGTGGAGGAGGTCAACAAGGTAATGCCAGCGGTGGGAGGCGGGGTAACGATGCCAGCGGTGGGAGGCGGGTTAACGATGCCAGCGGTGGGAGGCGGGGTAACGATGCCAGCCTGGACTCCGGTGTGGACCTGAACGAGCCGAGAGTGGGCCGCAGGGGGAGAGACGGAGGgcgggagaaaagagagattgAGAAAGACAGGTCGAAGGTCACAGCACCAGCCATGGCCTACACTCAGCTGGTGTATGTGGATGATCTGGAAGGGGGAGGCAGCGAGGAGGAGACGCCAAAATGCAGTCCAGAGGACAGTGAAAAAGGATCCATCCTGTCAGACAAAGCAGAGGGTCAGAGTGTGGATCAGGGGGATGTGGAGGGGGAAACAGTAGAGGGGGTAGAAATACAAGAGGAACCACCCTCACTTTCCTCTTCATcccctgcttctcctcctcctctgccaaCACCAGAGGGAGAGACGTTCAGGACTGATCATGTGCTGCTGTCAGTCTCTCCTGATGACGATGCAGCACatgaggatggagaggaggagaagaagagtccctggcagagaagagaagagcgaCCCCTGCTGGCTTTCAACCTGAAATGA